Proteins encoded in a region of the Rhodothermus sp. genome:
- a CDS encoding hydrogenase maturation protease: MRHPLFETARGPNVKVVIGLGHPLRGDDAAGPTTIAQLRSRLNDTVRMLTLADPLRLLDYWGDAELVIVCDAVYSGALPGTLHRFEAHTVPLPTPVRSAVSSHGIGLAEVVELARQLGRLPRRLIIYGIEGRWFEPGRPLSPEVAAAIPHAVEAILQELHDA; the protein is encoded by the coding sequence ATGCGCCACCCACTTTTTGAAACTGCACGTGGACCGAACGTGAAAGTGGTAATCGGGCTCGGTCACCCGCTGCGTGGCGACGACGCCGCCGGACCGACGACGATAGCGCAGCTTCGGTCCCGGTTAAACGATACGGTACGTATGCTTACGCTGGCCGATCCGCTCCGCTTGCTCGACTACTGGGGCGATGCCGAGCTGGTCATCGTATGCGACGCTGTCTACTCCGGAGCACTACCTGGCACACTGCACCGGTTTGAGGCTCATACGGTCCCCCTGCCGACGCCGGTGCGCTCAGCCGTCTCATCGCATGGCATCGGGCTGGCCGAAGTTGTCGAACTGGCCCGGCAGCTTGGCCGACTTCCCCGTCGGCTCATCATCTACGGCATTGAAGGACGATGGTTTGAACCTGGCAGACCGCTTTCGCCGGAGGTAGCGGCAGCTATCCCCCACGCCGTCGAAGCCATTTTGCAGGAGTTGCACGATGCATGA
- a CDS encoding HypC/HybG/HupF family hydrogenase formation chaperone — protein sequence MCLAVPGKIVALLDEDPLTRRGKVDFGGIQKEVNLTFVPEARVGDYVMVHVGIAISVVDEAEAHRVFEYLQQIDELEELDSPDVS from the coding sequence ATGTGTCTGGCCGTACCCGGTAAGATCGTCGCCCTCCTGGACGAAGACCCGCTTACCCGGCGTGGCAAGGTAGACTTTGGCGGCATTCAGAAAGAAGTCAACCTGACCTTCGTCCCGGAAGCCCGCGTGGGCGACTATGTCATGGTACACGTGGGCATTGCCATCAGCGTGGTGGACGAAGCCGAAGCCCACCGCGTCTTTGAATACCTGCAGCAAATCGACGAGCTGGAAGAACTTGATTCACCTGACGTCTCATGA
- a CDS encoding 4Fe-4S dicluster domain-containing protein — MHQATAQLLERQDFDVLLEALTRRGYTLIGPRVRDGAIVYDRIQCSDDLPIGWTDEQEGGTYRLRRQEVPTLFGYVVGPQSWKAFLFPPTLRLWQATRTEGDGDFSVTETSLPEEAYAFIGVRACELAAIAVQDRVFLGGPYVDPYYRAVRERLFLLAVNCTRPGGTCFCASMQTGPRATSGFDLALTEVLETRRHYFVVTVGSEIGRAVLEEVPHRTAQPDEVAAADARLQAAAEQMGRQLETEGLKELLQNSYEHPRWEEVARRCLSCANCTMVCPTCFCHTVEDVTDLTGQTAMRVRRWDSCFTAEFSYIHGGSVRQSTRARYRQWLMHKLATWIDQFGVMGCVGCGRCITWCPVGIDLTEEVAAIRATAKPSRRHDSKTIA, encoded by the coding sequence ATGCACCAGGCAACCGCTCAACTTCTGGAACGTCAGGATTTCGACGTGCTGCTCGAAGCATTGACGCGCCGTGGCTACACGCTGATCGGGCCACGCGTGCGCGACGGTGCCATCGTTTATGACCGGATCCAGTGCAGCGACGACCTTCCCATTGGCTGGACCGACGAGCAAGAGGGCGGCACCTATCGTCTCCGCCGCCAGGAGGTTCCTACCCTCTTCGGGTATGTGGTCGGTCCCCAGAGCTGGAAGGCTTTTCTTTTTCCGCCGACGCTACGCCTGTGGCAGGCCACGCGCACTGAAGGTGACGGGGACTTCAGCGTAACGGAGACGTCTCTTCCGGAAGAAGCGTATGCGTTCATTGGCGTGCGCGCCTGTGAGCTGGCCGCCATTGCCGTGCAGGATCGTGTCTTCCTCGGCGGGCCCTACGTCGATCCCTACTACCGGGCCGTACGTGAACGGTTGTTTCTACTGGCCGTCAACTGCACCCGACCCGGCGGTACCTGCTTCTGCGCCTCGATGCAGACAGGCCCTCGCGCTACGTCGGGCTTCGACCTGGCCCTGACCGAAGTGCTGGAGACCAGACGTCATTATTTCGTCGTAACCGTAGGAAGCGAGATCGGCCGCGCCGTACTGGAGGAGGTGCCCCATCGCACGGCACAGCCCGACGAGGTAGCCGCCGCCGACGCCCGCTTGCAGGCGGCTGCCGAACAGATGGGCCGCCAGCTGGAGACCGAAGGACTGAAGGAGCTGCTGCAGAACAGCTACGAACATCCGCGCTGGGAGGAGGTAGCCCGGCGCTGCCTGAGCTGTGCCAACTGTACCATGGTCTGTCCCACCTGCTTCTGCCACACCGTCGAAGACGTTACCGATCTGACCGGTCAGACAGCCATGCGCGTGCGCCGCTGGGACTCCTGCTTCACGGCCGAATTTTCCTACATCCACGGCGGCAGCGTGCGTCAGAGCACCCGCGCCCGCTACCGTCAGTGGCTCATGCACAAGCTGGCTACCTGGATTGATCAGTTTGGCGTGATGGGTTGTGTGGGATGTGGCCGCTGCATCACCTGGTGTCCCGTCGGGATCGACCTGACCGAAGAGGTAGCGGCTATCCGTGCTACTGCTAAACCTTCCCGACGCCATGACTCCAAAACGATCGCTTAA
- a CDS encoding oxidoreductase, whose product MARRKPKLAVWKFASCDGCQLSLLDCEDELLAIAGAVEIAYFLEASRATVRGPYDLSLVEGSITTSHDAERIRQIRQRSRFLVTIGACATAGGIQALRNFQDVAEFTRLVYARPEYIETLATSTPIAEHVPVDFELRGCPISKAQLLEVITAFLQGRRPNIPTYSVCVECKRQGTVCVMVAHGTPCLGPLTQAGCGALCPSYNRGCYACFGPKETSNPASLMQWWQEQLNVPARDAERALRTFNAYAPAFRKASHLPSNP is encoded by the coding sequence ATGGCTCGACGCAAGCCCAAACTGGCCGTCTGGAAGTTTGCTTCCTGTGATGGCTGCCAGCTCAGCCTGCTCGACTGCGAAGATGAACTGCTGGCGATAGCCGGTGCCGTAGAAATCGCTTACTTCCTGGAGGCTTCGCGGGCGACCGTGCGTGGCCCCTACGATCTGTCGCTCGTCGAAGGCTCCATCACCACATCACACGATGCCGAGCGCATCCGTCAGATTCGTCAGCGTTCGCGCTTTCTGGTGACGATTGGCGCGTGCGCCACGGCGGGCGGCATTCAGGCGTTGCGTAATTTTCAGGACGTGGCCGAATTCACGCGCCTCGTCTATGCCCGGCCGGAGTACATCGAGACGCTGGCCACGTCGACACCGATCGCCGAGCATGTACCCGTCGACTTCGAACTGCGCGGCTGTCCGATCAGCAAAGCGCAACTGCTGGAAGTCATTACAGCCTTTCTGCAGGGCCGACGCCCCAACATTCCCACCTACAGTGTCTGCGTCGAGTGTAAGCGACAGGGGACCGTATGCGTCATGGTCGCCCATGGCACACCCTGTCTGGGGCCGCTCACGCAGGCCGGTTGCGGAGCGCTGTGCCCCAGCTACAACCGAGGCTGCTATGCCTGTTTTGGCCCGAAAGAAACGTCCAATCCGGCCTCGCTCATGCAGTGGTGGCAGGAACAGCTCAATGTGCCGGCCCGCGATGCCGAACGGGCCCTGCGTACCTTCAACGCCTATGCGCCGGCTTTTCGGAAAGCCTCCCACCTTCCATCCAACCCGTAA
- a CDS encoding FAD/NAD(P)-binding protein — MNETLLARTETISALMPMTPARWRVVRRRRETLDTYTLELEPLDTSGLAFCPGQFNMLYVFGVGEVPISISGDPARPDRLAHTIRAVGAVSSALCNCKPGEVIGVRGPFGSAWPVEAAEGYDVVVMAGGIGLAPLRPAIYHLLQHRDRYGNLVLLYGARTPRDLLYVRELERWRGRFDVQVEVTVDHAGAGWFGHVGVVTTLLPRAYFDPDETVAFVCGPEIMMRFAAQALIERGVAPEHLYLSMERNMKCAIGLCGHCQFGPVFICKEGPVFNFARVARLLTIREC, encoded by the coding sequence ATGAATGAAACGCTCCTGGCTCGGACAGAAACGATCTCGGCGCTGATGCCCATGACGCCTGCGCGCTGGCGTGTAGTGCGCCGCCGCCGCGAAACGCTCGACACGTACACCCTGGAACTGGAACCGCTGGATACGAGCGGCTTGGCGTTTTGTCCCGGCCAGTTTAACATGCTCTACGTCTTCGGAGTTGGCGAAGTCCCGATCTCAATCAGTGGTGATCCGGCCCGGCCGGACCGATTGGCACATACGATCCGGGCGGTTGGCGCGGTCAGCAGCGCACTGTGCAACTGCAAGCCGGGCGAGGTGATCGGCGTGCGCGGTCCGTTCGGTAGCGCCTGGCCTGTTGAGGCTGCCGAAGGCTATGACGTGGTGGTCATGGCCGGCGGTATCGGACTGGCTCCGCTACGTCCCGCCATCTATCACCTGCTGCAGCACCGCGATCGCTACGGCAATCTGGTGTTGCTCTACGGCGCCCGCACGCCGCGCGACCTGCTCTACGTGCGCGAGCTGGAGCGCTGGCGCGGTCGCTTCGACGTGCAGGTAGAGGTGACCGTCGATCATGCCGGGGCAGGGTGGTTTGGGCACGTGGGCGTGGTGACCACGCTGCTTCCTCGAGCCTACTTCGATCCCGACGAGACCGTCGCCTTCGTATGCGGTCCGGAAATCATGATGCGCTTCGCAGCCCAGGCCCTTATCGAGCGCGGCGTAGCGCCGGAACACCTTTACCTGTCCATGGAGCGCAACATGAAATGCGCCATCGGCCTGTGCGGCCACTGCCAGTTCGGTCCGGTCTTTATCTGCAAAGAAGGGCCGGTGTTCAACTTTGCCCGTGTCGCTCGACTGCTGACCATCCGCGAATGCTAA
- the hypD gene encoding hydrogenase formation protein HypD, translated as MKFIEEYRDREAVLRYARLITKITTRPWTIMEVCGGQTHAIVRFGIDALLPPGVTLVHGPGCPVCVTPVELIDKAIAIASMPGVIFCSFGDMLRVPGTQGDLFSVKAQGGDVRLVYSPLDAVRLAVQHPDREVVFFAVGFETTAPANALAVLQAHRLGLKNFSILVAHVLVPPAMEAILQSPHNRVQGFLAAGHVCTVMGYREYEPIAQKYRVPIVVTGFEPLDLLQGLYMCIRQLEEGRHEVENQYTRSVRRQGNEAAQQHIREVFEVVPRKWRGIGELPQSGLGLRAPYRAYDAEHKFGVMTQAAEEATECIAGAVLQGARKPTECPAFGTRCTPEHPLGAPMVSSEGACAAYYRYRRFMQKPALRP; from the coding sequence ATGAAATTCATTGAGGAGTACCGCGATCGAGAGGCTGTGCTGCGTTACGCCCGGCTGATTACGAAAATCACCACACGTCCCTGGACGATCATGGAGGTCTGCGGTGGTCAGACGCACGCGATTGTGCGCTTTGGCATCGACGCGCTGTTGCCTCCGGGCGTTACGCTGGTGCACGGCCCCGGCTGTCCGGTCTGCGTTACCCCCGTTGAGCTGATCGATAAAGCTATTGCCATTGCGTCAATGCCCGGTGTAATCTTTTGCTCTTTTGGCGACATGCTTCGCGTGCCGGGTACTCAGGGCGACCTGTTTTCGGTCAAAGCGCAGGGCGGTGACGTGCGCCTCGTCTATTCGCCGCTCGACGCCGTACGCCTGGCCGTGCAACACCCTGACCGGGAAGTAGTCTTCTTTGCTGTCGGCTTTGAGACGACAGCGCCGGCCAACGCCCTGGCCGTGTTGCAGGCGCACCGGCTTGGTCTGAAAAATTTTTCTATTCTGGTAGCGCACGTGCTTGTCCCGCCGGCAATGGAAGCCATCCTGCAATCGCCCCACAACCGTGTGCAGGGCTTTCTGGCGGCCGGTCATGTATGTACGGTCATGGGCTACCGAGAGTACGAGCCCATCGCGCAAAAATACCGGGTACCGATTGTCGTGACAGGCTTCGAGCCGCTCGATTTGCTGCAGGGACTCTATATGTGCATCCGCCAGCTTGAAGAAGGACGCCATGAGGTAGAAAACCAGTACACGCGCTCGGTGCGGCGCCAGGGCAACGAGGCGGCCCAGCAGCACATTCGAGAAGTGTTTGAGGTTGTACCCCGCAAGTGGCGAGGGATCGGCGAGCTGCCACAGAGTGGGCTGGGACTGCGCGCCCCTTATCGGGCCTACGATGCGGAACATAAGTTTGGCGTCATGACGCAAGCGGCCGAAGAAGCGACCGAGTGCATCGCAGGCGCGGTGTTGCAGGGCGCACGCAAACCGACCGAATGCCCGGCCTTTGGCACGCGCTGCACCCCTGAGCATCCGCTGGGCGCCCCCATGGTGTCGTCCGAGGGCGCCTGCGCTGCTTACTACCGGTATCGTCGATTTATGCAAAAGCCTGCTTTGAGGCCATGA
- a CDS encoding cyclic nucleotide-binding domain-containing protein, whose amino-acid sequence MTPKRSLKELLAEHPFFQGLERPYLELIAGCARNVRFNAGTYIFREGEPATAFYLLRYGRVALEVHLPDRGTVTIQTLNEGDVLGWSWLVPPYRNQFDARALTLVRALAFDGACIRQKCAEDPRLGYEIFSRFTRIIVERLQATRLQLLDMYGAAPRRQPLHP is encoded by the coding sequence ATGACTCCAAAACGATCGCTTAAGGAGCTACTGGCCGAGCACCCGTTCTTTCAGGGGCTTGAACGGCCATACCTGGAGCTGATCGCTGGCTGCGCTCGCAACGTGCGCTTCAATGCTGGCACCTATATTTTCCGTGAAGGCGAACCCGCCACCGCGTTTTACCTGCTCCGATACGGCCGCGTTGCGCTTGAGGTGCATCTGCCCGATCGGGGCACCGTGACCATCCAGACGTTGAACGAAGGCGATGTGCTCGGTTGGTCCTGGCTGGTGCCGCCCTATCGCAATCAGTTCGATGCCCGGGCGTTGACGCTGGTACGGGCGCTGGCCTTCGACGGAGCCTGCATCCGGCAGAAATGTGCCGAAGATCCGCGGCTGGGCTACGAAATCTTCAGCCGCTTTACGCGGATTATTGTCGAACGCCTGCAGGCCACCCGCCTGCAACTACTCGACATGTACGGTGCGGCTCCCCGACGTCAACCCCTGCACCCTTGA
- a CDS encoding hydrogenase maturation nickel metallochaperone HypA, which translates to MHELSIARELVRLIEAEARRVGARRVRAAYVVLGARSHLSPETLRFYVTHLLDPDGPAAGLMLICERRPMRFHCARCRCDYEPSEADWRCPQCGRIGELVEAGDEVYLESLEIECAPPSTD; encoded by the coding sequence ATGCATGAGCTGAGCATAGCCCGTGAGCTGGTGCGCCTCATCGAGGCGGAAGCGCGCCGCGTCGGTGCCCGACGTGTACGCGCGGCATACGTGGTGCTGGGCGCGCGCTCCCATCTGTCGCCCGAAACGCTCCGGTTCTACGTGACGCACCTGCTCGATCCTGATGGGCCAGCCGCTGGTTTGATGCTCATCTGCGAACGCCGTCCCATGCGCTTCCACTGCGCCCGATGCCGGTGTGACTATGAGCCTTCGGAGGCCGACTGGCGATGTCCGCAATGCGGGCGCATCGGCGAGCTGGTCGAAGCAGGAGACGAGGTCTATCTGGAAAGCCTGGAGATCGAATGCGCTCCACCATCGACCGACTGA
- a CDS encoding Ni/Fe hydrogenase subunit alpha, with the protein MSEVRRHRTIRVEALARVEGEGALYVRIRNNQVADVRLRIYEPPRFFEAFLRGRSFLEAPDITARICGICPVAYQMSACTAMENACEVKVDGPLRLLRRLLYCGEWIESHALHVFMLHAPDFLGYESAFEMARDYPDRVRQGLQLKKIGNELMRVIGGREIHPINVRVGGFYRAPRPEALRALVDPLRWARDAACDTVRWVAGFEFPDFEQDYEFVALRHDNEYAILDGRLVSNRGLDIPIAAFNDHIEEEHVSHSNALHARIRGRGAYLVGPLARFNLNFDRLSPLAQEAAREVGFLPECRNPFQSIIARAIEILYACDEALRLIEAYEPPTQPSVAVSPRTATGHGCTEAPRGILYHRYTIDDEGTILEAQIVPPTSQNQRRIEEDLRHFVARSLTLPDNELQWRCEQAIRNYDPCISCATHFLKLHVDRT; encoded by the coding sequence ATGTCGGAGGTTCGTCGTCACCGTACGATTCGTGTCGAGGCACTGGCCCGCGTCGAAGGCGAAGGGGCTCTATACGTTCGCATTCGTAACAACCAGGTGGCCGATGTGCGGCTGCGCATTTACGAACCGCCCCGCTTCTTCGAAGCATTCCTGCGCGGGCGCTCGTTTCTGGAAGCCCCCGACATAACAGCGCGCATCTGTGGGATCTGTCCGGTCGCCTACCAGATGAGCGCCTGCACGGCCATGGAAAATGCCTGCGAGGTGAAAGTGGACGGTCCCCTGCGACTGTTACGTCGCCTGCTCTACTGTGGCGAATGGATCGAAAGCCACGCGTTGCATGTGTTCATGCTGCACGCGCCTGACTTTCTCGGCTACGAAAGCGCCTTCGAGATGGCACGCGACTATCCGGACCGGGTCCGGCAGGGACTTCAGCTCAAAAAAATCGGCAACGAGCTGATGCGCGTGATCGGCGGCCGAGAGATTCACCCGATCAACGTGCGTGTGGGTGGCTTTTACCGCGCCCCCCGGCCGGAAGCGTTACGTGCGCTGGTGGACCCGCTCCGCTGGGCGCGCGATGCCGCCTGCGATACAGTGCGCTGGGTAGCCGGCTTTGAGTTTCCGGACTTCGAACAGGACTATGAGTTTGTTGCGCTACGACACGACAACGAATACGCCATTCTGGACGGCCGACTGGTCTCGAACCGGGGATTGGACATCCCGATTGCCGCCTTTAACGATCATATTGAGGAAGAGCACGTGTCCCACTCCAATGCCCTTCATGCTCGGATTCGCGGGCGTGGCGCCTATCTGGTGGGACCGCTGGCCCGTTTCAACCTGAACTTTGACCGGCTTTCGCCGCTGGCGCAGGAAGCCGCCCGTGAAGTAGGGTTTCTGCCTGAATGTCGTAATCCTTTTCAGAGCATTATCGCGCGCGCTATCGAGATTCTGTACGCCTGCGACGAGGCGTTACGCCTGATTGAAGCGTACGAACCGCCAACACAACCGTCTGTTGCGGTGTCCCCTCGGACTGCCACTGGACATGGCTGCACCGAAGCGCCTCGAGGTATTCTCTACCATCGCTACACGATCGACGACGAGGGTACCATTCTGGAGGCCCAGATCGTACCGCCTACGTCCCAGAATCAGCGTCGCATTGAAGAGGACCTGCGACATTTCGTCGCCCGATCGCTTACGTTGCCTGATAACGAGCTCCAGTGGCGTTGCGAGCAGGCCATTCGCAACTACGATCCCTGCATCTCATGCGCCACCCACTTTTTGAAACTGCACGTGGACCGAACGTGA
- the hypF gene encoding carbamoyltransferase HypF, translating to MRSTIDRLTRWRLHVEGAVQGVGFRPFVYRLAHELGLTGQVGNDPAGVTIEVEGNPEQLVRFRERLERQPPPAARIRRVTCAELPPRGYTTFTIVPSQAKGDRQVFLLPDLATCPDCLRELFDPADRRYRYPFINCTHCGPRFTIIERLPYDRPNTTMRHFPMCPRCRAEYEHPRDRRFHAQPNACPDCGPHLALWDRNGNVLAERDEALQRTADAIREGRIVAIKGLGGFHLMVDARNEMAVRTLRHRKGREAKPFALMYPSLAAVRAHAYVSEAEATVLTSPAAPIVLLRQTAVGRETLAPSVAPGNPYLGIMLPYTPLHHLLLAELDFPVVATSGNRSEEPICIDEREALVRLRDLADLFLVHNRPIVRYCDDSVVRFIDGHPVLLRRARGYAPLPVVLPDNWPDRPTQVLAVGGHLKNTVALASGRTVWLSQHIGDLETAEARAAFVRVIDDLAQLYERAPEVVVRDAHPDYASTYHASRLGRPVVAVQHHVAHVWACMAEHGLRPPVLGFSWDGTGYGTDGTVWGGECFWITETRVLRIAYLRPFRLPGGERAVREPRRAALGLLYAWKGDAALTLLPPTAFTPEARRLLTRMVVRGLNAPWTTSVGRLFDAAAALLDLCQYNRFEGEAAMQLEFTAETAEGPLSPYPLTLEERDGRLILDWAPLLETLLIDRDRGVPAGVIARRFHESLATALTAIARHIDCPTVVLSGGCFQNRLLTESALRQLRAAGFRPYIHHQVAPGDGGLALGQVAALRWGLTMPEPMNQVLASHVSGRTR from the coding sequence ATGCGCTCCACCATCGACCGACTGACGCGCTGGCGCCTGCACGTCGAAGGTGCCGTGCAGGGTGTCGGCTTCCGGCCGTTCGTTTATCGGCTGGCCCACGAGCTGGGCCTGACCGGCCAGGTGGGGAACGACCCGGCCGGTGTCACCATTGAGGTCGAAGGCAATCCAGAGCAACTGGTGCGCTTCCGAGAACGACTGGAACGCCAGCCACCTCCGGCCGCCCGGATCCGACGCGTCACCTGTGCCGAGCTGCCACCCCGAGGTTACACGACGTTCACAATTGTCCCCAGCCAGGCCAAAGGTGATCGCCAGGTGTTTCTACTGCCGGATCTGGCCACCTGCCCCGACTGCCTGCGCGAGCTGTTCGACCCGGCCGATCGTCGTTACCGCTACCCGTTCATTAACTGTACCCACTGCGGTCCTCGTTTTACGATCATTGAACGGCTGCCTTACGACCGCCCCAATACCACGATGCGGCACTTCCCGATGTGTCCACGCTGCCGGGCCGAGTACGAGCATCCGCGGGATCGTCGGTTCCATGCCCAGCCCAATGCCTGTCCTGATTGCGGTCCGCACCTGGCGCTTTGGGATCGCAATGGCAACGTGTTAGCCGAACGGGACGAGGCGCTCCAGCGCACCGCCGACGCGATCCGTGAGGGCCGGATCGTAGCCATCAAAGGACTGGGCGGCTTTCATCTGATGGTTGACGCCCGTAACGAAATGGCTGTTCGCACGCTTCGGCATCGGAAAGGACGCGAAGCCAAACCTTTCGCCCTGATGTATCCGTCACTCGCGGCAGTTCGCGCGCACGCCTACGTTTCGGAGGCCGAAGCTACCGTGTTAACCTCGCCAGCAGCTCCTATCGTGCTGTTGCGCCAAACCGCGGTGGGCCGGGAAACGCTGGCGCCTTCGGTAGCCCCCGGCAATCCCTATCTGGGCATCATGCTGCCCTATACCCCGCTGCATCATCTGCTGCTGGCCGAGCTGGACTTTCCAGTAGTGGCCACCAGCGGAAACCGCTCCGAGGAACCCATCTGCATTGACGAACGCGAAGCACTGGTGCGGTTGCGTGACCTGGCCGATCTGTTCCTGGTGCACAATCGTCCGATCGTTCGCTACTGCGACGACTCGGTCGTACGCTTTATTGACGGCCATCCGGTTCTCTTGCGACGTGCGCGCGGCTATGCCCCGCTACCCGTCGTACTGCCTGACAACTGGCCAGATCGCCCAACGCAGGTGCTGGCCGTCGGCGGTCATCTGAAAAACACGGTGGCGCTGGCCTCTGGCCGCACCGTCTGGCTCAGTCAGCACATCGGCGATCTGGAGACGGCCGAAGCCCGTGCCGCCTTCGTGCGGGTGATCGACGACCTCGCGCAACTGTACGAACGCGCGCCCGAGGTGGTGGTGCGTGACGCCCATCCGGACTATGCCTCCACGTACCATGCATCCCGGCTGGGCCGACCGGTTGTTGCCGTCCAACACCACGTGGCTCACGTATGGGCCTGCATGGCCGAGCATGGACTACGGCCCCCTGTGCTGGGATTCAGCTGGGATGGTACCGGCTACGGAACGGACGGGACTGTCTGGGGAGGCGAATGCTTTTGGATCACCGAAACCCGGGTATTGCGCATAGCCTACCTGCGCCCGTTTCGGCTGCCCGGCGGTGAGCGGGCGGTCCGCGAACCTCGCCGTGCGGCACTGGGCTTGCTCTACGCCTGGAAAGGGGACGCGGCGCTGACGCTACTACCGCCCACTGCGTTCACGCCCGAAGCCCGCCGCCTTCTGACCCGGATGGTTGTGCGTGGCCTGAACGCTCCCTGGACCACCAGCGTCGGGCGGCTGTTCGACGCGGCGGCGGCCCTCCTCGACCTGTGTCAGTACAATCGGTTCGAAGGCGAGGCGGCCATGCAGCTGGAGTTTACAGCGGAAACGGCCGAAGGCCCCCTCTCCCCTTACCCACTGACGCTGGAAGAACGGGACGGCCGGTTGATACTGGACTGGGCGCCCTTACTCGAAACCCTGCTTATCGATCGGGATCGCGGTGTGCCTGCAGGCGTCATCGCCCGGCGTTTTCACGAAAGCCTGGCCACCGCCCTTACTGCCATTGCCCGGCATATTGACTGCCCGACAGTCGTGCTCAGCGGCGGCTGTTTTCAGAATCGCCTGCTTACCGAATCGGCGCTTCGCCAGCTTCGCGCAGCCGGATTTCGCCCGTATATTCACCATCAGGTAGCACCCGGTGACGGAGGCCTGGCGCTGGGCCAGGTAGCTGCCCTCCGCTGGGGGCTGACCATGCCCGAACCCATGAACCAGGTGCTCGCAAGCCATGTGTCTGGCCGTACCCGGTAA